Part of the Chloroflexi bacterium ADurb.Bin180 genome is shown below.
GCAAAGAGTGCTCTCGCTCAGGTGTACAGGCACAAAAAAACGCTGTCACCCGCTCAGCGACAGGACATTGTAGTGACGATGGCGGATTTTGTCAAAAACGCGGCGCGCGACGCCCACCCGGCCCAAAGCTGCGCCGTGGGGCAGGCCTCGCGCCGCGTGCGTGACTGCCGTCGCAGCGAGCCGCTAGCTCTCGCGCACGTCGATCAGCTTGATGCCCAGCTCTTCGATCCTGGGCCAGAGCACTTCCTTTTCGACGTTCTGTACCTTGAGCATGAGTTCGCGATTGGTCGGATCATCGCCCAGGAAGGTGCCCAGGGCAACAATGTTGCCGCCCAGTTGTGTGATGCGCCCCGCCAGCGCCGCCAGCATCCCTGGCTTTTCCGGTACCAGCAGGGTAAAGCGCGTGCCTTGCTCGCGGGCGCCCATCAGCTCCAGGAAGGTCTTGAACAAGTCGGTCTCGGTGATGATGCCCACCATGGTGTTGCCGCGCATCACCGGCAGGCCGCCGATCTTGTTGTCTACCATGATGCGGGCTGCCTCCTCGATGGGGCAGTCCTCGCACACCGTGATGACATTCTTGGTCATCAGCTCGCTGACCCTGATGCGCGAGAGCAGGCCGTGGATCTCCCAAACGCTCAGCGAGGTCGCGGGCGACGGTGAGGCATAGAGCAGGTCCTTCTCCGAGACGATCCCGACTAGCTTGCCGGACGCGTCGAGGATTGGCAGGCGCCGCACCTTGTTCTCGCGCATGATGCGCAGCGCGTCGTCGAGGGACGTGTCGTCCTTGATGGTAATGGGGTTGTGGGTCATTCTCTCACGTACCAACATCGATGAGCCTCCTCATCCAGGATTGCGGGCACGACGAGCAACACGATGCGACCACACTCCGGGCTACAATACCAG
Proteins encoded:
- a CDS encoding Magnesium transporter MgtE; protein product: MLVRERMTHNPITIKDDTSLDDALRIMRENKVRRLPILDASGKLVGIVSEKDLLYASPSPATSLSVWEIHGLLSRIRVSELMTKNVITVCEDCPIEEAARIMVDNKIGGLPVMRGNTMVGIITETDLFKTFLELMGAREQGTRFTLLVPEKPGMLAALAGRITQLGGNIVALGTFLGDDPTNRELMLKVQNVEKEVLWPRIEELGIKLIDVRES